The Arthrobacter sp. PM3 genome contains the following window.
AGGATCCCGCTATGTGACCGGCGGCGGCTCGGACGATCTGACCTGGTTGCGCAGCGGCGGGAACAAGATGCTCACCGGCCTCGCCAACGCCGTGCTGCACAGCGACTACTCGGACCTTTGCTACGGCTACATCGCCCTGCGCCGCGAATGCGTTGACATCCTGGAGCTGGAGTCGGACGGGTTTGAGATCGAAACGGAACTCATCGTCCGGGCCTCGAGGGCCGGCCTGCGCATTGCCGAGGTTCCCAGCCATGAACTGTCCCGCATTTCCGGCCAGTCAAACCTGCACACGTTCCGGGACGGCTGGCGGGTGCTGCGCACACTGGCGCGCGAGCGCGTGAGCTGGGAGGCCCCCACCGCCGGGGCACGCCCCGAGGCCCTGCGCCGGGTCAAATACAAGTACCCGAACGAGGCGTTCCCGCACGTTCCCACCGATCCCAGCAGCGTGCTGGGCGTACGGGCAGGTGACTGAAATGTCCCTGAATCCGGGCCTGCCGGCCGTATCCGTCGTCATTTGCTCCTATTCCGAAGACCGCTGGGACCTGCTGATGGGGGCCCTGGACTCGGTCCGGACCCAGACCGTCCCGGCCAAGCAGACGATCGTCGTCGTCGACTACAACGTGGACCTCTACAAGCGGCTCATCTTCAGCGTCCCTGACGCGGTGATTGTCGAGAACACCGGCCCCAAGGGCCTCTCCGGCGCCCGGAACACCGGCACCGCCGTCGCGAAGGCCGAGATCGTGGCGTTCCTGGACGACGACGCCGAAGCCGCACCGGACTGGCTCGAACGGCTCGCGGCCCTGTACGACGACCCCGGCGTCCTCGCCGTCGGCGGCCGGGTGGAACCGATCTGGGAAGCCGGACGACCGGGCCACTTCGCCAACGAGCTCGACTGGATCGTCGGCTGCACCTACCGGGGCATGCCCAAGGTTGCCGCCGAGGTCCGCAACGTGATCGGCGCGAACATGTCCTTCCGCGCCGACGTCCTTGACCGTGTCGGCGGCTTCAACACCGCCCTGGGCCGCCAGGACGCCGTGCCGCTGGGCTGCGAAGAAACCGAGCTGTGCATCCGCGCCGTCATCGGCGCCCCGGGATCGCGCGTGGTCTACGAGCCCGCGGCCCTGGTGCACCACCACGTTCCGGCCGGGCGCGGCACCCTGCGGTACATGCTGGCGCGCTCCTGGTCAGAAGGTATTTCCAAGGCCCAGGTCAGCAAGGTGGTCGGCCACAAGCGGGCGCTCGGCCCCGAACGGCGGTATGTCCGGCAGGTCCTGCCCCGTGCGGTGTTTGCCGGCGTCCGCAGCTGGCTCAGCGGTGAGGACCGGGCCGGGCTCGGCCGGGCGGCAGCCATCGTCGCCGTCCTCACCGCCACGGCGGCCGGCTACGTGCGCGGCCGCCGCCTGCCCGTTGCTCCCGCGCCGCTGAAACCGGCCCCGGTGCCGGCCGAAGAGCCCTGGAGGGAAGTCCAGTGACCGGCGCCGGCGAGGCGTCCGTCCCAGAACCCGGCACGGTGCCCACCCTGCACCGGGAACCACCCGACCGCCCGAACCCGACCCCAGAAAGTTTGGATTATGAGCCAGTCTGAACGCGACGTGAAACAGCCGATGAGTGCGTCCGCAGGAGCCTCCTTCGACGTCCATGGGATCGTAGGAATCGATGTGGAGGCCGGGACACCGGGGGAACCGCAACTCCGTGACATGCTCGCCCCGTTCCTGGGGAACTCCAGCGCGCCCCGGCGGATCACCGTCGGCGGGAAGGTCTCGCCGGTGTCCAGCCAGTCACACGCGGAGGACGCCTACCGCTTCACCGGCGAATCCCTCTACATCCCGGCGGACCGGGTCCAGATCCTCGAGACGAAGGACGGGTACCGGATCGAAGGCGCCGGCGAGCTGCTGACCTCCGTCATCCCCCTGCTGGACCGCCTCTGCGTGCAGGAGGAAACCGCGATGATCCACGCCGCCGTGGTGGACTTCCGCGGCTCCGGGGTACTCCTGCCGGCCTGGGGCGGGGTCGGTAAGACCAGCACCGTGGCGAAACTGGTGGCCATGCCCGACGTAAGGTTCATGGCCGACGACTGGGCCTTCATGGGTTCCGGCGGCATGCTCATGGGCTACGCCAAACCGATGTTCATCAAACCCCATCATCGCGCCATCTACCCGGACATGTTCCGGGGGACGCGCAAACCCCTGGCCCCCGGCTGGCTGACAACCCCTGTCGCCCACCTGGCCACGGCGGTCCATCCGGTCATAGTCCGGTATCCAAAAACGGCCGCCTTCACCCGCCGCTGGTCCCCCGAGCACCGGATGGTGCAGCCGGAACATGTCTTCGGCGCGCAGCGGATCTCCTCCGCGGCGCCAACGCAGCTGGCCATCTTCCTCGAGCGCTTCGACGGTGCCGACGCACGGCTGGAGGCACGCAGCGCGGAGTGGATGACATCGCGGATCGTCGGCAACTTCCATTCGGAACTGCCCATGGTGTCGCGGCGGCTCGTCGAGGCCCTCGGCGCCACCAGCCTCGTTCCCCTCGAGGCCCACTTCGGCCAGAAGGCCGCCGTGGTGCGCCGCGCCTTGGAAGACGTCCCCTGCTGGCTGCTCCGGCTGCCCGCCGCCTGGTCCGCGGACCAGGCATCCGACTTCATCGCAAACCTGGTCCGCTCAAAACTGGATGAGTGAGGCGGTTCCACGTGAGCGATCTGAAGGTGTCGGTTGTGGTTCCGGCGCGCAATGCCGCAGCCTGGCTGGGCGAGTGCCTGGAATCAATCCGCAGCCAACACCCGCACGAAATGATCGTTGTCGACGGCTGCTCGACGGATGACACGGCCGCGATCGCGCGCGCGTGCGGCGCCACCGTCATATCCGACGAGGGCGCCGGCCTGCCGGCGGCACGGATGCTCGGCGCCCGGACCGCGACCGGCGACGTCGTCGCCCTGATCGACGCCGACGTCGTCCTGCCGCCGGACAGCCTGCGCCGGCTGCTGGCCGAGTTCGAGGCCGGCGGCTACGACGGTCTGCAGTTCGGCCTGGCCAGCGAAGCCGACGGTCCCGGGTATTGGGGGGCGGCGCTGGCCTGGCACCACAACCACAGCCGCGTGCGCGGCTGGTTCGGCGTCAGCGCCACCCTGATGCGCCGCGACGTGCTCCTCGCGGTCGGGTTCGACGACGACTTCCGCTCCGGCGAGGACGTGGAGCTGCGGATCCGCCTGGAGCAGGCAGGCTACCGGCTCGGGGTGTCCGACTCGGTCGTGGTCAGGCACCGGTTCGGCGACACGTTTGACTTCGCCCGCGACCAGTGGCTCCAGGACGGGGCCGGGATGGCCCGGACCGTCCGCAAGCACCGGCGTCATGGCTGGATGGTGTTGGTGCCGCTGCTGGCCACCGTGCGCGGGGCGGGCATGTCCTTGTTCCGGGCTCCCCGCTTCCTGCCGTACTGGGTGTGTTTCTTCCTCTACAACTACGGCGCCATGTTCGGCGAGATCCTGCGCCCGGCCAATAAACCCATCTCGGTCGGCGGAAATGCGGCCTGGCTGGCGGCCGCGAGGATCGCGCCCATGGTGACGGGGTTCCTGTTCTGGGCGCTCGCGGCCCTCGTGCTCCCGCCCGCGCAACTGGGCCTGGGCTCGGCGGTAGTGTCCGCCGCCCTCCTTACAGTGCAGCTGGGGATGTTCGGCGTCGGCCCCGCCACGCTGACCCTCCTGCCCTCGGAATCCGACGGCGGCAGGCGCCTCATCGCGACAAGCCTGCTGACCGTCGCCACGTTCTCCCTCCTCGGCGCCGGCCTGCTGGTCGCCATCACACGCTGGATCGGCACGGGCGTCGGCGAGGCCTGGGACGATCCCCTGGTCACGATCCTGTTCGTCGCCACTGCGCTCCTGGCCGCGAGCGCCTACCAACTGGACCACGTGGGTGTCGCCCAGGAACGCGCGGACCGGACCCTGGTCCGGAGCCTCGCGCAAAGCTTCGTGCAGCTGGCCTTCCTGGCCGCCGCGTTCGCGGTCGGCTTCCGTGACCTGGCCGTGGTGGTGGCCGCCGTTGCCGCCGGCGCTCTGGCCAGCGTCCTCGTGGGCCTGCGCCAGCTGGGACGGGCAAAGGTTTCCCCGGACTGGCGGCACGGTCTCCGGCCGCGTCCGGCGCTGAAGCTCCTGAAGCCGGGCCTGCCCAACCACGCCCTCATGCTCGCCGACCGCGCCCCCGGCTACCTGCTCCCGCTCATTGTCGCGTCCACCTTGGGCCCGTCCTCGACGGCCGCCTGGTACATGGTGTGGATGATGGCCTCGGCGGTGTTCTTCGTGCCGCAGTCGGCCGGCTTCACCCTGCAGACGGCCCTCGCCGGGACACGGGCCAGGCCCGGCCTGGTCAGCTCCGCGCTCCGCGCCAGCCTCCTGCTGACTCTCGCCGCAGGCCTCCTCCTGATACTTGCCGGCCCGTTCCTCCTGGGGTTCCTCGGTCCGCAGTATGCGTCCGCCTGGGTCCTGCTGCCGGTCCTCGTTCCGGCCTTGCTGCTGAGCTGCGTGACCCAGGTCTACTACGGGCTGTGCCGGGCCCAAGGGCGGCTTCTCGAAGCCATCGTCGTCGCCACGTTGGCCGCGATCCTGGTCGTGGCACCCGCCGCGGCCGTGGCCCAGCAATCCGGCCTCACCGGCGTCTCCGTGCTCTGGGCAGTGGCCCAGGCGGCGGCTGCGCTCATCGCCGCCCGGCGTCTGGTCCTCCTGACCCGGGCGAAACACGCCGCCACCACAGGCGAGCGTCCTTCAGCGGCACGCCACCAGCCGACCTGAATCGAGAAATCATGACACATAGAACGGCTGGGAGCCCCCCGGCGCACGCCGCCAACCGGCACGACCCCCGGGTGCGCGACGGCGCCGCCAAACCGCCCACCCACCGCAACCTTGGACTGACCCCCACGTGGCATGTCGGCGCCCTCGCCGCGGCCGCCGCAGTGGCCCTCGTCCTCGGCGTCTGGAGCATGACGCAGGTCGATCCCACGCGGATCGGCGGGTCCGGACTCATTGATGTCCTCCCGCCGGCCTACTTCGTCGCCCTCGCTCTCAGCCTGACCGGGTTTGTGGCCTCGCTGAGCCTCCGCCGCCTCGTTCCGGCCCTCCTGACGTGGCAAATCATGGTCACGGTGGTCGTGCTGCACGGCGCCGACGCCGTCATCCATGGCCTGCCGCGGCTTGAGGCCAGCTACCGGCATCTGGGCATCGCCGACACCATCGCCCAGTCAGGGCAGCTGAATCCGAACCTGGACGCCTACTTCAACTGGCCAGGATTCTTCAATCTGCTCGCCATGCTGTCCGGCGCAACCGGGACCAAGGACCTCATGGGCATCGCCACGTGGGCGCCGGTCGGAATCAACATCCTCCTGCTGGCACCCCTGCTGGCCCTGGCCCGGCGCCTGACCGCCAATCCGCGCCAGGCGTGGGCGGCCGTCTGGATCTTCTACCTGGCCAGCTGGATCGGGCAGGACTATCTGTCGCCGCAGGGCTATTCGTTCCTCCTCCTCGTCACGCTGGTGGCCTGCCTGCTGTGCGTCTTTGGCGGATGGGCCTGGCCCCCGGACCGCACCCGGTCCTCCCGGTGGCTGACCCGGAATGTCACCAGGCTGGACGGCGCTGTTCCCCGGCAGGGCATCATCGAGCCGTCACCGAGGGACGCGGCGGTGCTCGTGGTGGTCTGCGGGCTGCTGCTGCTGGCCATGACGACTTCACATCAGCTCACCCCGTTTGCCGCGATCCCCATCCTGGCGGCGCTGCTGCTGACCGGCCGCCTGCGGCTGCGCTTCCTGCCGGTACTTGCCGTTGTCCTGCCTGTCGGCTGGCTGTTCTTTGCGGCATCGACTTTCCTTGAAGGACACTTCGGCCAGCTGTTCAGCGCCCTCGGTGACATCGGCGCGAACAGCTTCGGCGCCCTGAGCACCCGGGTCTCCGGCAGCGACGCCCACGTGTTCGTCGTCTACACGCGCATGGCCGAGGTCGCGCTGGTCTGGATTCTCGCGGCCATCGGCGCTTTCATGGGCTACCGGCGGAAAGCGCCGTGGCTGGCCGCCGCGGCCGGGGCCCTTGCCCCGCTGGTCCTCATTCCGCTCCAGCCATACGGCGGTGAACTGCTCCTGCGGCTGTATCTGTTCAGCCTGCCGTTCGCCGTCTGCCTGGCGGTGCTGCCGCTGATGTCTGACCGGTCGGCCGGGCTGAGCCTCCGGCGCGCCGTCGGGCTGCTGCTGATGGGCGCCGTCCTGGCCACGACCACGATCGTTTCGCGCTACGGAAACGACAGCATGGAGAGCTTCAATGACGACGAGATCGCTGTCGTGAACCACCTCTATGCCACCGCGCCCACCGGTGCCGTCCTCATCGAGGCGGTCCGCAACACCCCGTGGAGATTCCAGCACTACGCGGAGTACGACTACCGGGCGCTCGTGCCTGCCGAGCCCATTCCCGACGCCCCGCCGCTCAGCTGCGACGCCGCCAACCAGATCGCCCGCAAGGCGGGCGCGTACCTGATCATTACCGAAAGCCAGCAGGCGGCGGCCGAACTCCGCGGCTCAACCCCTACCGGCGAC
Protein-coding sequences here:
- a CDS encoding glycosyltransferase, which codes for MSDLKVSVVVPARNAAAWLGECLESIRSQHPHEMIVVDGCSTDDTAAIARACGATVISDEGAGLPAARMLGARTATGDVVALIDADVVLPPDSLRRLLAEFEAGGYDGLQFGLASEADGPGYWGAALAWHHNHSRVRGWFGVSATLMRRDVLLAVGFDDDFRSGEDVELRIRLEQAGYRLGVSDSVVVRHRFGDTFDFARDQWLQDGAGMARTVRKHRRHGWMVLVPLLATVRGAGMSLFRAPRFLPYWVCFFLYNYGAMFGEILRPANKPISVGGNAAWLAAARIAPMVTGFLFWALAALVLPPAQLGLGSAVVSAALLTVQLGMFGVGPATLTLLPSESDGGRRLIATSLLTVATFSLLGAGLLVAITRWIGTGVGEAWDDPLVTILFVATALLAASAYQLDHVGVAQERADRTLVRSLAQSFVQLAFLAAAFAVGFRDLAVVVAAVAAGALASVLVGLRQLGRAKVSPDWRHGLRPRPALKLLKPGLPNHALMLADRAPGYLLPLIVASTLGPSSTAAWYMVWMMASAVFFVPQSAGFTLQTALAGTRARPGLVSSALRASLLLTLAAGLLLILAGPFLLGFLGPQYASAWVLLPVLVPALLLSCVTQVYYGLCRAQGRLLEAIVVATLAAILVVAPAAAVAQQSGLTGVSVLWAVAQAAAALIAARRLVLLTRAKHAATTGERPSAARHQPT
- a CDS encoding glycosyltransferase family 2 protein, which produces MSIPNLKPTARPQTTPPPANPSVSVVIPTLNEAMNLPWVLRRMPSYVDEVVIVDGRSLDGTVEVAQALRLDVVVVKEPRPGKGNAVRAGFAAASGDIIVMLDGDGSMDPQEIGWLVTPLQHEYDFVKGSRYVTGGGSDDLTWLRSGGNKMLTGLANAVLHSDYSDLCYGYIALRRECVDILELESDGFEIETELIVRASRAGLRIAEVPSHELSRISGQSNLHTFRDGWRVLRTLARERVSWEAPTAGARPEALRRVKYKYPNEAFPHVPTDPSSVLGVRAGD
- a CDS encoding glycosyltransferase family 2 protein, with protein sequence MSLNPGLPAVSVVICSYSEDRWDLLMGALDSVRTQTVPAKQTIVVVDYNVDLYKRLIFSVPDAVIVENTGPKGLSGARNTGTAVAKAEIVAFLDDDAEAAPDWLERLAALYDDPGVLAVGGRVEPIWEAGRPGHFANELDWIVGCTYRGMPKVAAEVRNVIGANMSFRADVLDRVGGFNTALGRQDAVPLGCEETELCIRAVIGAPGSRVVYEPAALVHHHVPAGRGTLRYMLARSWSEGISKAQVSKVVGHKRALGPERRYVRQVLPRAVFAGVRSWLSGEDRAGLGRAAAIVAVLTATAAGYVRGRRLPVAPAPLKPAPVPAEEPWREVQ